One genomic window of Sodaliphilus pleomorphus includes the following:
- the purL gene encoding phosphoribosylformylglycinamidine synthase produces the protein MITFFKKGAKTIYAVDADHALSPTEVKKLEWLLGGQRVNDDTLRGTFIGPRREMITPWSTNAVEITQNMAMTGIARIEEFTSTRDKEPRYDKMLQRVYHVLDGDIFKVTKTPDPIVYIDDIERYNEQEGLALSPEEVDYLKGLAQRLGRPLTDSEVFGFSQVNSEHCRHKIFGGTFIIDGKEMPVSLFGLIKKTTREHPNRVISAYKDNVAFLEGPSIEQFAPAHPDRPDYFQVKDIDAVISLKAETHNFPTTVEPFNGAATGSGGEIRDRLGGGRASLPLAGTAVYMTSYPRTEAQRLWEQCTMPPRPWLYQTPEQILIKASNGASDFGNKFGQPLVCGSLLTFEHQEGNRQWAYDKVIMLAGGVGYAAKRDAIKGTPQAGEKVVVMGGDNYRIGMGGGAVSSVNTGQYDNSIELNAVQRANPEMQKRVANVIRAMSEDERNPIVSIHDHGAGGHLNALSELVEDTGGHIDMSKLPVGDPTLSSKEIIGNESQERMGFVAHEKDLDYIHKIAQRERAPFYVVGECTGDDRFVFEQADGVKPIDLGMHDMFGSSPKTVMTDVTKVHHYKDAATSIAQLDSYIATVLQLEAVACKDWLTNKVDRSVTGKVARQQCQGQLQLPLSDCGVVALDYTGTSGIATSIGHAPQAGLIDPAAGSVLSIAEALTNLAGANLAGGLEAVSLSANWMWPCRNQGEDAALYRAVQACSDFAIALGINIPTGKDSLSMTQTYGRKKVLAPGTVIISAAGQVSDVKKTVSPVLQLKKSNLYYIDFSGTPLELGGSALYQALGAIGKKAPGVKSAQHFATAFAAVQQLVTSDLLLAAHDVSAGGLLTTLLEMTFANTKGGLDIDLDGFDESDPVKILFAENPAIVIQVAANHCSKVEHLLASQGVKFLCLGQPAAERTITLTRNGKQHMLFIDYLRDVWYKSSYLLDCDQSGNKQAKARFENYKKQPLRWRLPQGWTGKAASLGIEGFKHGTTGIKAAIVRDKGVNGEREMAYSLYYAGFDVKDVHMTDLMSGRETLDDVNMIVFCGGFSNSDVLGSAKGWASGFVWNEKARRALDNFYKRDDTLSLGICNGCQVMIELNLLNPDYASRPHMDHNDSHKFESAFLGLVIPPNNSVMFSNLAGSKLGIWVAHGEGKFNLPEGPDKYNIVAQYNYRSYPGNPNGSPRGIAGIASPDGRHLAMMPHLERAIFPWQCAYYPESHRHDEVTPWIQAFVNAKHWIEEHTRK, from the coding sequence ATGATCACATTCTTCAAAAAAGGAGCGAAAACCATCTATGCGGTCGATGCCGACCACGCTCTTTCACCCACTGAAGTAAAGAAACTGGAATGGCTGCTGGGCGGCCAGCGAGTGAACGACGACACGTTGCGGGGCACCTTCATAGGACCCAGGCGCGAGATGATCACGCCATGGAGCACCAACGCCGTCGAGATCACCCAGAACATGGCCATGACGGGCATCGCCCGCATCGAGGAGTTCACCTCCACGCGCGACAAGGAGCCACGCTACGACAAGATGCTGCAGCGCGTGTACCACGTGCTCGACGGCGACATTTTCAAAGTGACCAAGACCCCCGACCCCATCGTGTATATCGACGACATAGAACGCTACAACGAGCAAGAGGGACTGGCCTTGAGCCCCGAGGAGGTCGACTACCTCAAGGGACTGGCCCAACGCCTGGGGCGCCCGCTCACCGACAGCGAGGTCTTCGGCTTCTCTCAAGTCAACAGTGAGCATTGCCGTCACAAGATATTTGGCGGCACATTCATCATCGACGGCAAGGAGATGCCGGTGTCGCTCTTCGGCCTGATCAAGAAAACCACCCGCGAGCATCCCAACAGGGTGATATCGGCCTACAAGGACAATGTGGCCTTCCTCGAGGGCCCGAGCATCGAGCAGTTTGCTCCCGCCCACCCCGACCGTCCCGACTACTTCCAGGTGAAGGACATAGATGCAGTGATATCGCTCAAGGCCGAGACCCACAACTTCCCCACCACGGTAGAGCCCTTCAACGGGGCTGCCACGGGCAGCGGCGGCGAGATACGCGACCGCCTGGGCGGCGGCCGGGCCAGCCTGCCCCTGGCCGGCACAGCTGTGTACATGACCAGCTATCCGCGCACCGAGGCACAGCGCCTGTGGGAGCAGTGCACCATGCCTCCACGCCCCTGGCTGTACCAGACACCCGAGCAAATACTCATCAAGGCCTCCAACGGCGCCAGCGACTTCGGCAACAAGTTTGGCCAGCCGCTGGTGTGCGGCTCGCTGCTCACCTTTGAGCACCAGGAGGGCAACAGGCAGTGGGCCTACGACAAGGTCATCATGCTGGCCGGCGGCGTGGGCTATGCCGCCAAGCGCGATGCCATCAAGGGCACGCCCCAAGCCGGCGAGAAAGTGGTGGTGATGGGCGGCGACAACTACCGCATAGGTATGGGCGGCGGTGCCGTGAGCAGCGTCAACACCGGCCAGTATGACAACAGCATCGAGCTCAACGCCGTGCAGCGTGCCAATCCCGAGATGCAGAAGCGTGTGGCCAACGTGATACGCGCCATGAGCGAGGACGAGCGCAATCCCATCGTGTCGATACACGACCACGGGGCTGGCGGCCATCTCAACGCCCTCTCGGAACTGGTAGAAGACACTGGCGGCCACATCGACATGAGCAAGCTGCCCGTGGGCGACCCCACCCTCTCGTCGAAAGAAATCATAGGCAACGAGTCGCAAGAGCGCATGGGCTTTGTGGCTCATGAGAAAGACCTCGACTACATTCACAAGATAGCACAGCGCGAGCGCGCCCCCTTCTATGTAGTGGGCGAGTGCACCGGCGACGACCGCTTCGTCTTTGAGCAGGCCGACGGCGTGAAGCCCATCGACCTGGGCATGCACGACATGTTTGGCAGCTCGCCCAAGACCGTGATGACCGACGTGACCAAGGTGCACCACTACAAGGATGCCGCAACCAGCATCGCGCAGCTCGACAGCTACATTGCCACCGTGCTCCAGCTTGAGGCCGTGGCCTGCAAAGACTGGCTCACCAACAAGGTCGACCGTTCGGTGACGGGCAAAGTGGCCCGCCAGCAGTGCCAGGGCCAACTGCAGTTGCCCTTGAGCGACTGTGGCGTGGTGGCCCTCGACTACACCGGCACCAGCGGCATTGCCACCTCGATAGGCCACGCCCCGCAGGCTGGCCTCATCGACCCGGCGGCCGGCAGTGTGCTCTCGATAGCCGAGGCACTCACCAACCTTGCCGGCGCCAACCTTGCCGGCGGCCTTGAGGCTGTGTCGCTGAGCGCCAACTGGATGTGGCCCTGCCGCAACCAGGGCGAGGACGCCGCCCTGTACCGTGCCGTGCAGGCCTGCTCCGACTTTGCCATCGCCCTGGGCATCAACATTCCCACTGGCAAAGACAGCCTCTCGATGACACAGACCTATGGGCGCAAGAAAGTGCTCGCCCCGGGCACCGTCATCATCTCGGCAGCCGGCCAGGTGAGCGACGTGAAAAAGACCGTGAGCCCCGTGCTGCAACTCAAGAAAAGCAACCTCTACTACATTGATTTCTCGGGCACACCGCTTGAGCTGGGTGGCTCGGCCCTGTACCAGGCCCTGGGCGCCATAGGAAAGAAAGCCCCCGGTGTGAAGAGCGCACAGCACTTTGCCACAGCCTTTGCCGCCGTGCAGCAGCTTGTGACCAGCGACCTGTTGCTCGCCGCCCACGACGTGAGCGCCGGCGGCTTGCTCACCACCCTGCTCGAGATGACCTTTGCCAACACCAAGGGCGGACTCGACATCGACCTCGACGGCTTCGACGAGAGCGACCCCGTGAAGATACTCTTTGCCGAGAACCCCGCCATTGTGATACAAGTGGCTGCCAACCACTGCAGCAAGGTGGAGCACCTGCTCGCCAGCCAAGGGGTGAAATTCCTGTGCCTGGGCCAGCCCGCCGCCGAGCGCACCATCACCCTAACGCGCAACGGCAAGCAGCACATGCTCTTCATCGATTACCTGCGCGACGTGTGGTACAAGAGCAGCTACCTGCTCGACTGCGACCAAAGTGGCAACAAGCAGGCCAAGGCTCGCTTTGAGAACTACAAGAAGCAGCCGCTGCGCTGGCGTCTGCCGCAAGGCTGGACCGGAAAGGCTGCCAGCCTGGGCATCGAGGGCTTCAAGCACGGCACCACAGGCATCAAGGCCGCCATCGTGCGCGACAAGGGCGTGAACGGTGAGCGCGAGATGGCCTACTCGCTCTACTATGCCGGCTTCGATGTGAAAGACGTGCACATGACCGACCTCATGAGCGGCCGCGAGACACTCGACGACGTGAACATGATCGTCTTCTGCGGCGGCTTCTCCAACAGCGATGTGCTGGGCAGCGCCAAGGGCTGGGCCAGCGGCTTTGTGTGGAACGAGAAGGCCCGCCGCGCCCTCGACAACTTCTACAAGCGCGACGACACGCTGAGCCTGGGCATATGCAACGGTTGCCAGGTGATGATCGAGCTCAACCTGCTCAATCCCGACTACGCCAGCCGCCCGCACATGGACCACAACGACAGCCACAAGTTTGAATCGGCCTTCCTGGGCCTCGTCATTCCGCCCAACAACTCGGTCATGTTCTCCAACCTGGCCGGCAGCAAGCTGGGCATATGGGTGGCCCACGGCGAGGGCAAGTTCAACCTGCCCGAAGGCCCCGACAAGTACAACATCGTGGCTCAGTACAACTACCGCAGCTATCCCGGCAACCCCAACGGCTCGCCCCGCGGCATCGCCGGCATTGCCTCGCCCGACGGACGCCACCTGGCCATGATGCCCCACCTCGAGCGCGCCATCTTCCCCTGGCAATGCGCCTACTACCCCGAGTCGCACCGGCACGACGAGGTGACCCCGTGGATACAAGCCTTTGTCAACGCCAAGCATTGGATCGAGGAGCACACTCGCAAGTGA
- a CDS encoding dihydroorotate dehydrogenase — MVDLSVNIGKLKLKNPVMTASGTFGYGEEYADFVDLSRLGGIVVKGTTLHPRQGNPYPRMVETPSGMLNAVGLQNKGVDYFISHIYPRIKDLDTRIVVNVSGACEADYAAVCSKLDALEHVAAVEINISCPNVKQGGMTFGTTVAGAQAVTRAARKAYHGTMIVKLTPNVTDVAQIACAVEDEGADAVSLTNTFLGMAIDVERQRPCLSTITGGLSGACIRPIAVRMVWQVAQAVKIPVVGLGGIMNGRDAVEFMLAGATAVQIGTANFIDPLVTVKAVDWIEHYLERHGMHSARELIGAMHQA; from the coding sequence ATGGTAGACTTAAGTGTAAACATAGGCAAGCTGAAGCTTAAAAACCCGGTCATGACGGCATCGGGCACCTTCGGCTACGGTGAGGAATATGCCGACTTCGTCGACCTCTCACGCCTGGGCGGCATCGTGGTCAAGGGCACTACGCTACACCCCCGCCAGGGCAATCCCTATCCACGCATGGTGGAGACTCCCAGTGGCATGCTCAATGCCGTGGGCTTGCAAAACAAGGGGGTGGATTACTTCATTTCCCACATCTATCCCCGCATCAAGGATCTCGACACTCGCATCGTGGTCAACGTGAGCGGCGCCTGCGAGGCCGACTATGCCGCCGTGTGCAGCAAGCTCGACGCCCTCGAGCACGTGGCGGCCGTCGAGATCAACATCTCTTGCCCCAATGTGAAGCAGGGTGGCATGACCTTTGGCACCACTGTGGCCGGTGCACAGGCTGTGACCCGTGCGGCCCGTAAGGCCTACCACGGCACCATGATAGTGAAACTCACCCCCAATGTCACCGACGTGGCTCAGATTGCCTGTGCCGTGGAAGACGAGGGCGCCGATGCCGTGTCGCTCACCAACACCTTCTTGGGCATGGCTATCGACGTTGAGCGCCAGCGCCCCTGCTTGTCGACCATCACGGGCGGCCTCTCGGGCGCCTGCATCAGGCCCATCGCCGTGCGCATGGTGTGGCAAGTGGCCCAGGCAGTGAAAATCCCTGTTGTGGGCCTGGGCGGTATCATGAACGGCCGCGACGCCGTCGAGTTTATGCTTGCCGGAGCCACAGCTGTGCAGATAGGCACTGCCAATTTTATCGACCCCCTGGTCACCGTCAAGGCCGTCGACTGGATTGAGCATTACCTTGAGCGCCACGGCATGCACAGCGCCCGTGAGCTCATAGGTGCCATGCATCAAGCCTGA
- a CDS encoding dihydroorotate dehydrogenase electron transfer subunit, with the protein MTQKAVMDFTVEHNVALSPQCSLLKLTPLGGTLPDIAPGQFVQVEVPNSKTTYLRRPISVNYVQDQELWLLVRRAGAGTAALCDSLQGARLNLVLPLGRGFTTSLDGHERILLVGGGVGVAPLLQLGKVLKDQGRQVHFLLGARTAADVLELDLFQAIGPVDVATEDGSMGERGFVTQHSVLSRPVDHIACCGPLPMMKAVAAIARERGIDCEVSLENMMACGLGACLCCVEDTRDEGNVCVCKEGPVFNINRLKW; encoded by the coding sequence ATGACACAAAAGGCTGTAATGGATTTCACCGTCGAGCACAATGTGGCGCTCTCGCCGCAGTGCTCTCTGCTCAAGCTCACCCCACTTGGCGGCACGCTGCCCGACATTGCACCCGGCCAGTTTGTGCAGGTTGAGGTGCCCAACTCCAAGACTACCTACTTGCGGCGTCCTATCTCGGTCAACTATGTGCAGGACCAGGAGCTGTGGCTGCTCGTGCGCCGCGCCGGCGCCGGCACGGCCGCGCTGTGCGATAGCCTGCAGGGGGCCAGGCTCAACCTGGTGTTGCCCTTGGGGCGCGGCTTCACGACAAGTCTCGACGGCCACGAGCGCATTCTGCTTGTGGGCGGCGGTGTGGGAGTGGCGCCGCTGCTGCAACTGGGCAAGGTGCTCAAGGACCAAGGCCGGCAGGTGCACTTCCTGCTGGGAGCCCGCACTGCTGCCGATGTGCTCGAGCTCGACCTGTTCCAGGCCATAGGGCCGGTTGATGTGGCTACCGAAGACGGCTCGATGGGCGAGCGCGGCTTTGTGACCCAGCACTCGGTGCTGAGCAGGCCTGTGGATCACATTGCATGTTGCGGACCACTGCCCATGATGAAGGCTGTGGCTGCCATTGCCAGAGAGCGAGGCATCGATTGCGAGGTGTCGCTCGAGAACATGATGGCTTGCGGCCTGGGTGCCTGCTTGTGCTGCGTGGAGGACACGCGAGATGAGGGCAACGTGTGTGTGTGCAAGGAAGGTCCTGTATTTAACATAAATCGACTCAAATGGTAG
- a CDS encoding IS30 family transposase has product MYKQLTSEQRYTISVLLQKKFSLSFIAETIGVSVSTVSRERRRNANAKGVYDARAAVLKVKRRKARTPGNRRIAPYVRSRVFELIRKEQWSPEEVAGWLGKKEGITVSKSTIYNWIAALSPHYGDNIRKHLRHGGRPRQKSLLTTKAHIPNRLSIDERPETDYGQTIGDWEMDTIVGKEGKGAIVTLVERKSCFMLMEKLDTGKQAVPLANAVVRLIRESGLPVRSITTDNGPEFAAHEIIARELNTKVYFAHPYCSWEKGAIENMNGLIRQYIPKKTDFRGISRLYVKSIIEKLNNRPRKKNGFRKPKDMIKEK; this is encoded by the coding sequence ATGTATAAACAATTAACCTCGGAGCAAAGATACACAATAAGTGTGCTACTCCAAAAGAAATTCTCACTTAGTTTCATAGCCGAGACTATTGGTGTGTCAGTAAGCACGGTTTCTCGTGAGCGAAGGCGTAATGCTAATGCTAAAGGCGTTTATGACGCACGTGCGGCCGTATTGAAAGTCAAACGGCGTAAGGCCAGGACACCGGGCAATCGCCGTATCGCTCCCTATGTACGCAGCCGTGTTTTTGAACTTATCCGTAAGGAGCAGTGGTCGCCGGAGGAAGTCGCCGGCTGGCTTGGCAAGAAAGAGGGCATCACGGTGTCCAAGTCAACCATATACAACTGGATAGCGGCCCTTTCCCCACATTATGGGGACAACATCCGAAAGCACCTCAGGCATGGAGGCAGACCAAGGCAAAAGTCCTTGCTTACCACCAAGGCGCATATTCCCAACCGCCTCTCCATTGACGAAAGACCGGAAACGGACTATGGACAGACCATAGGAGACTGGGAGATGGACACCATTGTCGGAAAAGAAGGTAAAGGTGCCATCGTTACTCTGGTGGAGAGGAAGAGCTGCTTTATGCTCATGGAGAAACTCGATACGGGAAAGCAGGCCGTTCCACTGGCAAACGCCGTGGTGAGACTCATACGGGAGAGCGGGCTGCCTGTAAGGTCGATAACGACAGACAACGGGCCGGAGTTTGCCGCACACGAAATCATTGCGAGGGAACTTAACACGAAAGTTTACTTCGCACATCCGTACTGCTCGTGGGAGAAGGGAGCCATCGAGAACATGAACGGGCTCATCAGGCAATATATTCCGAAGAAGACGGACTTTAGGGGTATTTCAAGGCTATATGTCAAGAGCATCATCGAAAAATTAAACAACAGGCCAAGAAAGAAAAACGGATTTCGCAAGCCCAAAGACATGATTAAAGAAAAATAG
- a CDS encoding electron transfer flavoprotein subunit beta/FixA family protein: protein MSLNIIVLAKQVPDTRNVGKDAMKADGTINRAALPAIFNPEDLNALEQALRLKDQFPGTKVGVLTMGPPRAGEIIRQGLYRGADTGWLLTDRLFAGADTLATSYALATAIKNIGKVDIVIGGRQAIDGDTAQVGPQVAQKLGLNQVTYAEEIVKIDGGVATIRRHIDGGVETVEAPLPVVITVNGSAAPCRPCNAKLVMKYKRATCPMERTGKEPWSKLYEERDYLTLNQWSVADVKGDATQCGLSGSPTKVKQVQNIVFQAKENKTLTGSDEDVNSLVKELLAEKIIG, encoded by the coding sequence ATGAGTTTAAATATCATTGTGCTGGCTAAGCAAGTGCCCGACACTCGCAACGTTGGCAAAGATGCAATGAAGGCCGACGGCACGATCAATCGCGCCGCGCTGCCTGCTATCTTCAACCCCGAAGATTTAAACGCCCTGGAGCAAGCATTGCGCTTGAAAGACCAGTTTCCGGGAACCAAAGTAGGCGTGCTCACGATGGGCCCGCCACGTGCTGGCGAGATCATACGCCAGGGCCTGTATCGCGGAGCCGACACAGGCTGGCTGCTCACCGACCGTCTCTTTGCCGGGGCCGACACGCTGGCCACAAGCTACGCGCTGGCCACAGCCATCAAGAACATAGGCAAGGTCGACATCGTGATAGGCGGCCGCCAGGCTATCGACGGCGACACGGCCCAGGTGGGCCCGCAAGTGGCACAGAAGCTGGGGCTGAACCAAGTGACCTATGCCGAGGAGATTGTGAAGATCGACGGCGGCGTGGCCACGATACGCCGTCACATCGACGGCGGCGTGGAGACTGTAGAAGCCCCGTTGCCAGTGGTGATCACCGTCAACGGCAGCGCAGCACCCTGCCGCCCTTGCAACGCCAAGCTGGTGATGAAATACAAGCGTGCTACCTGCCCCATGGAGCGCACCGGCAAGGAGCCCTGGAGCAAGCTCTATGAAGAGCGCGACTACCTGACCCTGAACCAGTGGAGCGTGGCCGACGTGAAGGGCGACGCAACCCAGTGCGGCCTGAGTGGCTCGCCCACCAAGGTGAAACAGGTGCAAAACATCGTGTTCCAAGCCAAGGAGAACAAGACCCTGACTGGCAGCGACGAGGACGTGAACAGCCTCGTCAAGGAGCTGCTGGCAGAAAAGATAATAGGTTAA
- a CDS encoding electron transfer flavoprotein subunit alpha/FixB family protein, whose protein sequence is MNNVFVYCEIEGTTVAEVSQELLTKGRKLASELGVDLEAVVAGTGIKGQVEDQILPYGVDKLWVFDAEGLFPYTSAPHTDILVNLFKAEKPQIALMGATVIGRDLGPRVSSSLTSGLTADCTQLEIGDYDDVKTGKHYEHLLYQIRPAFGGNIVATIVNPDHRPQMATVRSGVMQKALYKGQAKGQVEYPDVAKYVPETDYVVKVIDRHVEASKNNLKGASIVVAGGYGMGSKEGFDMLFQLAKELHAEVGASRAAVDAGWVDHDRQVGQTGVTVHPKVYIACGISGQIQHIAGMQDAGIIISVNSDPDAPINKIADYVINGTVEEVVPKLIKYYKQNSK, encoded by the coding sequence ATGAATAACGTATTTGTATATTGCGAGATTGAAGGCACTACTGTTGCCGAGGTATCTCAAGAATTGCTCACCAAAGGGCGCAAGCTCGCCAGCGAGCTGGGCGTCGACCTCGAGGCCGTGGTGGCCGGCACAGGCATCAAGGGCCAAGTAGAGGACCAGATTCTGCCCTATGGGGTCGACAAGTTGTGGGTCTTTGACGCCGAGGGGCTGTTTCCCTACACATCGGCGCCTCACACCGACATCCTGGTGAACCTGTTCAAGGCCGAGAAGCCACAAATCGCCTTGATGGGTGCCACCGTGATAGGCCGCGACCTGGGACCGCGCGTGTCGTCGTCGCTCACCAGCGGCCTCACTGCCGACTGCACTCAACTCGAGATAGGCGACTATGACGACGTGAAGACAGGCAAGCACTACGAGCACCTGCTCTACCAGATAAGGCCCGCCTTTGGCGGCAACATCGTGGCCACCATCGTCAACCCCGACCATCGGCCGCAGATGGCCACCGTGCGCTCGGGCGTGATGCAGAAAGCCCTGTACAAGGGCCAGGCCAAGGGCCAGGTGGAGTATCCCGATGTGGCCAAGTATGTGCCCGAGACCGACTATGTGGTGAAGGTGATCGACCGCCATGTGGAGGCCTCCAAAAACAACCTCAAGGGCGCCTCGATAGTGGTGGCCGGCGGCTACGGCATGGGCAGCAAGGAGGGCTTCGACATGCTCTTCCAGCTGGCCAAGGAGCTGCACGCCGAGGTGGGTGCCAGCCGCGCCGCCGTCGATGCCGGCTGGGTCGACCACGACCGGCAGGTGGGCCAGACAGGCGTGACCGTACACCCCAAGGTGTACATCGCTTGCGGCATCTCGGGCCAGATACAGCACATTGCAGGCATGCAAGACGCCGGTATCATCATCTCGGTCAACAGCGACCCCGACGCCCCCATCAACAAGATTGCCGACTATGTGATAAACGGCACCGTCGAGGAAGTGGTGCCCAAGCTCATAAAGTATTACAAGCAAAACAGTAAGTAA
- a CDS encoding acyl-CoA dehydrogenase family protein produces the protein MANYYSDHPEIEFHLNHPLMKRIVELKEKNYVDAQTYADAPVDYDDAIENYKRTLDIAGDIAANIIEPNSEAVDLEGPHLENGRMKYASKTYENLDATRKAGLWGISMPRRYGGLNIPNIVFSMLSEVVSAADAGFQNVWSLQSCIDTLYEFGSEEQRAKYIPRVCAGETMSMDLTEPDAGSDLQRVMLKATQDSDGTWRLNGVKRFITNGDSDIHLVLARSEAGTHDGRGLSMFIYDKHNGGVTVRHIENKLGIHGSPTCELVFKNAKAELCGSTRLGLIKYVMALMNGARLGIAAQSVGVEQEAYNEALAYAKERAQFGKKIITFPAVYDMLSRMKAKLDAGRSMLYQTARYVDLYKALEDISRDRKLEPAERQEMKRYQRLADAFTPLAKGMNSEYASQNAYDAISIHGGSGFIMEYKCQRLYRDARIFSIYEGTTQLQVVAAIRYVTNGTYLAIMQEMLEQAQPSDEMKPLMARIEGLVKLYSDAVDTVKQAGNNELHDFLARRLYDMTADIIMSLLIVDDASRCSELFAKSANVYVRMAEEECVGHHCYIKHFDASDLANFRAQDDNSGEAQA, from the coding sequence ATGGCAAATTATTATAGTGATCACCCTGAAATCGAGTTCCACCTCAACCATCCGCTCATGAAGCGCATAGTGGAGCTCAAGGAGAAAAATTATGTCGACGCCCAGACCTACGCCGATGCGCCCGTCGACTACGACGACGCCATCGAAAACTACAAGCGCACGCTCGACATTGCCGGCGACATTGCCGCCAACATCATCGAGCCCAACAGCGAGGCAGTCGACCTTGAAGGCCCGCACTTGGAAAACGGGCGCATGAAATATGCCAGCAAGACCTATGAGAACCTCGACGCCACCCGCAAGGCTGGCTTGTGGGGCATCTCGATGCCCCGCCGCTACGGGGGCCTGAACATCCCCAACATCGTGTTCTCGATGCTGAGCGAGGTGGTGAGTGCCGCCGACGCCGGCTTCCAGAACGTGTGGAGCCTGCAATCGTGCATCGACACCCTCTACGAGTTTGGCAGCGAGGAGCAGCGGGCCAAGTACATACCGCGCGTGTGCGCCGGCGAGACCATGAGCATGGACCTCACCGAGCCCGACGCCGGCAGCGACCTGCAGCGTGTGATGCTCAAGGCCACGCAAGACAGCGACGGCACATGGCGCCTGAATGGCGTGAAGCGCTTCATCACCAACGGCGACAGCGACATCCACCTGGTGCTTGCCCGCAGCGAGGCCGGCACCCACGACGGCCGCGGCCTGTCGATGTTTATCTACGACAAGCACAACGGCGGCGTCACAGTGCGCCACATCGAGAACAAGCTGGGCATTCACGGCTCGCCCACATGCGAGCTGGTGTTTAAGAATGCCAAAGCCGAGCTGTGCGGCAGCACCCGCTTGGGCCTCATCAAGTATGTGATGGCCCTGATGAACGGCGCCCGTCTGGGCATTGCCGCCCAAAGCGTGGGTGTGGAGCAGGAAGCCTACAACGAGGCACTGGCCTATGCCAAGGAACGTGCCCAGTTTGGCAAAAAAATCATCACATTCCCGGCCGTGTACGACATGCTGAGCCGCATGAAAGCCAAGCTCGACGCCGGCCGCTCGATGCTGTACCAGACGGCCCGCTACGTCGACCTCTACAAGGCCCTCGAGGACATATCGCGCGACCGCAAGCTCGAGCCCGCCGAGCGTCAGGAGATGAAGCGCTACCAGCGCCTGGCCGATGCCTTCACGCCACTGGCCAAGGGCATGAACAGCGAGTATGCCAGCCAGAATGCCTACGACGCCATCTCGATACACGGCGGCAGTGGCTTCATCATGGAGTACAAGTGCCAACGCCTGTACCGCGACGCCCGCATCTTCTCTATCTATGAGGGCACGACCCAGCTGCAGGTGGTGGCCGCCATACGCTATGTGACCAACGGCACCTACCTGGCTATCATGCAAGAAATGCTCGAGCAGGCACAGCCCAGCGACGAGATGAAGCCCCTCATGGCCCGCATCGAGGGCCTGGTGAAGCTCTACAGCGATGCTGTCGACACGGTGAAGCAGGCCGGCAACAACGAGCTGCACGACTTCCTGGCACGCCGCCTCTATGACATGACGGCCGACATCATCATGTCGCTGCTCATCGTGGACGATGCCAGCCGTTGCAGCGAGCTCTTTGCCAAGAGCGCCAACGTGTATGTGCGCATGGCCGAGGAGGAGTGCGTGGGACACCACTGCTACATCAAGCACTTCGACGCCAGCGACCTGGCCAACTTCCGCGCCCAGGACGACAACAGCGGCGAGGCCCAAGCCTGA
- a CDS encoding deoxynucleoside kinase — translation MHIVIAGNIGSGKTTLTKMLAHHYGWEPRFEQVEYNPYLEDYYRDLKRWSFNMEVFFLKERFRDLLLINQSSKTIIQDRSIYEGVYVFTACNHAMGNLSQRDFETYMELFDDMMSVVRLPDLMIYLRASVTHLVENIERRARSYEQKMPLDYLTNLNERYEDFVFNKYTGRKMVVEVDNIDFKHNARDMAAIINRIDGQLFGLFSGRPDNP, via the coding sequence ATGCACATCGTAATTGCAGGCAACATAGGCAGCGGCAAGACGACGCTCACCAAGATGCTGGCGCACCATTATGGCTGGGAGCCGCGTTTTGAGCAGGTAGAGTACAACCCCTACCTGGAGGATTACTACCGCGACTTGAAGCGGTGGTCGTTCAACATGGAGGTATTCTTCCTGAAAGAGCGTTTCCGCGACCTGCTGCTCATCAACCAGTCGAGCAAGACGATCATTCAAGACCGCAGCATCTATGAGGGCGTGTATGTGTTCACAGCCTGCAACCACGCCATGGGCAACCTCTCGCAGCGAGACTTTGAGACCTATATGGAGCTCTTCGACGACATGATGAGCGTGGTGCGCCTGCCCGACTTAATGATCTACCTGCGGGCCTCGGTGACGCACCTGGTGGAGAACATCGAGAGGCGCGCCCGCAGCTATGAGCAGAAGATGCCGCTCGACTACTTGACCAACCTGAACGAGCGCTACGAGGACTTTGTCTTCAACAAGTACACGGGGCGCAAGATGGTGGTGGAAGTCGACAATATCGACTTCAAGCACAATGCCAGAGACATGGCAGCCATCATCAACCGCATCGACGGTCAGCTGTTCGGGCTCTTCAGCGGCAGGCCCGACAACCCGTAG